From a single Calothrix sp. NIES-2098 genomic region:
- a CDS encoding aldehyde dehydrogenase, whose product MTTVLSCRNYIDGQWLSALGGATLESRNPADKHEVVATFPRSVADDVNTAVAAARQAYKSWRQVPAPARAEYIFRVGEILLQHKEELAQLISREMGKPLTEARGDVQEGIDCAFYSAGEGRRLFGQTTPSEMPNKFAMTLRIPIGVCALITPWNFPVAIPCWKAMPALVCGNTVILKPAEDTPACATKLIEIFAAAGLPPGVINLVHGVGEEAGKALVEHPDVDLVSFTGSSETGAFVGATCGRTHKRVCLEMGGKNAQVVMEDADLELALDGAVWGAFGTTGQRCTATSRLILHRDIKEKFTAMLYERTSKLRLGAGTDPNTEIGPLINESQRQRVNNYMEIAREEGAKILIGGEIASEERLKNGYFFQPTILDEVTPEMRVAREEIFGPVVALIEVNSFEEAIAILNNTNYGLSSSVYTRDINRAFTAMRDIEAGITYINGPTIGAEVHLPFGGVKHTGNGHREAGTTALDVFTEWKSVYVDFSGTLQRAQIDNRE is encoded by the coding sequence ATGACTACTGTATTAAGTTGTCGTAATTATATCGACGGTCAATGGTTAAGTGCTTTAGGGGGAGCTACCTTAGAAAGTCGTAACCCTGCTGATAAACATGAAGTTGTTGCTACTTTCCCCCGTTCCGTAGCAGATGATGTGAATACAGCAGTAGCCGCAGCCCGTCAAGCTTACAAAAGTTGGCGACAAGTTCCCGCCCCAGCCAGAGCAGAATATATTTTTCGGGTTGGGGAAATATTACTTCAACATAAAGAAGAACTCGCTCAGTTAATTAGTCGGGAGATGGGTAAGCCGCTAACTGAAGCGAGAGGAGATGTGCAAGAAGGAATTGACTGTGCCTTTTACAGTGCTGGCGAAGGGCGGCGGTTATTTGGGCAAACTACACCCTCAGAAATGCCCAATAAATTTGCAATGACACTAAGAATACCTATAGGGGTGTGCGCTTTGATTACTCCTTGGAATTTCCCTGTGGCGATTCCTTGCTGGAAAGCGATGCCAGCATTGGTATGTGGTAATACTGTAATTCTCAAGCCTGCGGAAGATACCCCAGCTTGTGCAACCAAACTAATTGAAATTTTTGCCGCAGCTGGTTTACCACCTGGAGTAATTAACTTAGTACATGGTGTCGGTGAAGAAGCAGGGAAAGCTTTAGTCGAGCATCCGGATGTTGATTTAGTGTCTTTTACTGGTTCTTCGGAGACAGGTGCATTTGTAGGCGCGACTTGCGGACGCACTCACAAGCGCGTGTGTTTGGAAATGGGTGGTAAAAATGCCCAGGTAGTCATGGAAGATGCAGATTTAGAACTTGCGCTAGATGGTGCTGTTTGGGGAGCCTTTGGTACAACCGGGCAAAGATGTACCGCTACGAGTCGCTTAATTTTGCATCGCGATATTAAAGAAAAATTTACTGCCATGCTTTACGAGCGTACCAGCAAGTTACGCTTAGGGGCTGGCACCGATCCCAATACAGAAATCGGGCCGTTAATTAACGAATCACAACGTCAACGGGTAAATAATTATATGGAAATTGCCCGTGAGGAAGGAGCAAAAATTTTAATTGGTGGGGAAATTGCCAGCGAAGAGCGATTAAAAAATGGTTACTTCTTTCAACCAACTATTTTGGATGAGGTAACTCCTGAAATGCGTGTGGCGCGTGAGGAGATATTCGGGCCAGTAGTAGCATTAATTGAGGTTAATTCTTTTGAGGAAGCGATCGCTATTCTCAACAACACCAATTACGGTCTTTCTTCCTCAGTTTACACCCGCGATATCAACCGAGCTTTTACTGCCATGCGCGATATTGAGGCAGGTATCACTTATATTAACGGCCCTACCATTGGTGCGGAAGTACACTTACCTTTTGGTGGTGTAAAGCATACAGGTAACGGTCACAGGGAAGCTGGAACTACAGCCTTAGATGTTTTCACTGAATGGAAGAGTGTTTATGTTGACTTTTCTGGCACTTTACAACGCGCTCAGATAGATAATCGGGAGTGA
- a CDS encoding TrmA family RNA methyltransferase, translated as MSSDKPRKIKTAGEPNRGLPVKVKGKRVIANPIRNPRPVDGKPVRNSRPVDSKPGSGGSRPQRHLPHPSPEIKQAPEESDIIYGRHPVLSALENQRGLNRIWITARLRYDARFHHLILQAKDNGAVIDEVEPKRLDQITNGANHQGIAAQIAPYSYIELPDLITQAKLVSDPVIIVADGITDPHNLGAIIRTAEAIGAQGLVIPQRRASGITSTVVKVAAGALENFPVARVVNLSRSLEELKEAGFWIYGTAATGSEPLHTVSFSGPIVLVIGSEGEGLSMLTQRSCDVLVSIPLQGKTPSLNASVAAGMALYEIYRQRLLNTHYLDKLQKPL; from the coding sequence ATGTCATCGGATAAACCCAGAAAAATCAAGACTGCTGGCGAACCCAATCGCGGCCTACCTGTGAAAGTGAAAGGTAAGCGTGTTATTGCTAATCCTATTCGCAATCCCCGACCCGTCGATGGTAAACCCGTTCGCAATTCCAGACCTGTCGATAGTAAGCCTGGATCTGGCGGTTCACGCCCACAGCGTCACTTACCCCATCCATCCCCAGAGATCAAACAAGCACCAGAAGAGAGTGACATTATTTATGGTCGTCATCCAGTATTAAGCGCTTTAGAAAATCAGCGCGGTCTCAACCGGATTTGGATTACTGCTCGTTTACGTTACGATGCCCGCTTTCATCATTTGATCCTGCAAGCCAAGGACAATGGTGCAGTGATTGATGAAGTAGAACCAAAGCGCTTAGACCAAATCACAAATGGAGCAAATCATCAAGGTATAGCGGCGCAAATCGCTCCCTACTCCTACATTGAATTGCCAGATTTGATTACACAGGCAAAATTGGTCAGCGATCCAGTAATTATAGTAGCTGATGGGATCACCGATCCTCATAACTTAGGTGCAATTATTCGCACAGCTGAAGCTATAGGCGCACAAGGATTAGTTATTCCTCAAAGAAGGGCTTCTGGGATCACTTCGACTGTGGTAAAAGTAGCAGCAGGTGCTTTAGAAAACTTCCCCGTGGCTCGTGTAGTTAATCTGAGTCGTTCTTTAGAAGAACTCAAAGAAGCAGGCTTTTGGATTTATGGCACAGCAGCAACCGGCAGTGAACCCCTGCATACAGTAAGTTTTAGCGGGCCGATTGTTTTAGTAATTGGTTCAGAAGGCGAAGGACTAAGCATGTTAACACAACGTTCTTGTGATGTCTTAGTGTCTATTCCCCTCCAGGGTAAGACCCCTAGCCTCAACGCCTCAGTAGCAGCAGGTATGGCGCTTTATGAAATTTATCGCCAACGCTTGCTAAATACACATTATCTGGATAAATTACAAAAACCTCTTTGA
- a CDS encoding 3'-5' exonuclease: MPYLTNASEINAIIAKYTQAQTLWIDTEVADYKSRNPRLSLIQVLDDPYDMSGDRVHLLDVLDRPDTIAEFIEKIMLNPDIEKVFHNASYDLKLLGNKRAKNITCTLELAKSIPYYLLPLPNYQLKTLAIALCNFHNIDKQEQNSDWGKRPLTEEQIDYAYLDCIYLAQVHLKLLELQSKTSPDPTTEDLVLLGERYTQVEQQSQLLNSELEHLQERIKKAMQAQNVSETSYCKLTSYERKTVKVAFAELVRLVETQGINLDFPITLTQKLQKDLGENLEQLSVDIDETTAWRLTPKNQESDI, encoded by the coding sequence ATGCCATACTTGACTAATGCTAGTGAAATTAATGCAATTATTGCTAAATATACACAAGCTCAAACTTTGTGGATAGATACCGAAGTAGCTGATTATAAAAGTCGCAATCCGAGATTATCGCTGATTCAAGTATTAGATGACCCCTATGATATGAGTGGCGATCGCGTTCACCTTTTAGATGTGTTAGATCGGCCTGATACCATAGCGGAATTTATTGAAAAAATTATGCTCAATCCTGATATTGAGAAGGTATTTCATAATGCTAGTTACGATTTAAAACTTCTTGGTAACAAGCGAGCTAAAAATATTACTTGTACTTTAGAACTTGCTAAAAGTATTCCTTACTATCTACTGCCTTTACCTAACTATCAACTCAAGACTTTAGCCATAGCACTTTGCAACTTTCATAATATCGATAAACAAGAACAAAATAGTGATTGGGGAAAGCGACCTCTCACAGAAGAACAAATTGATTATGCCTATCTAGACTGTATATATCTGGCGCAAGTGCATTTAAAATTGTTAGAGTTGCAATCCAAAACTAGCCCCGACCCGACAACAGAAGATTTAGTATTACTTGGTGAAAGATATACTCAAGTTGAGCAGCAATCTCAACTATTAAATTCAGAATTAGAGCATCTGCAAGAGCGAATTAAAAAAGCCATGCAAGCGCAGAATGTCTCAGAAACATCTTACTGCAAGCTGACTAGTTACGAGCGTAAAACGGTGAAAGTAGCATTCGCCGAACTAGTAAGGTTAGTAGAAACTCAAGGTATTAATTTAGATTTCCCCATCACACTGACTCAGAAATTACAAAAAGATTTAGGTGAAAATCTAGAACAACTATCTGTAGATATTGATGAGACTACTGCTTGGCGGTTGACTCCTAAAAACCAAGAAAGTGACATTTAA
- the trpD gene encoding anthranilate phosphoribosyltransferase: MTTSPISSPEISSSWYLLLQQLIDGESLSRTQAAELMQGWLSESVPPELSGAILTALNFKGVSADELTGMAEVLQSQSSFIRTPNSEFTTLIDTCGTGGDGSSTFNISTAVAFVAAAYGVPVAKHGNRSASSLTGSADVLEALGVNLSAPSEKVQAAAKEVGIAFLFAPGWHPALKAVATLRRTLKVRTVFNLLGPLVNPLNPTGQVVGLFTPKLLATVAQALQNLGKQKAIVLHGREKLDEAGLGDITDLAVLSDGEVQLTTVNPEAVGVTPATIGALRGGDVQENAEILKAVLQGKGTQAQQDAVALNASLALQVAGAVPLLDHAQGIRVAKEILDSGAPWVKLEQLVQFLRN; the protein is encoded by the coding sequence ATGACAACTTCCCCCATCTCCTCGCCAGAAATCTCTTCTAGCTGGTATCTTCTGCTGCAACAATTAATCGATGGTGAATCTTTATCCCGCACTCAAGCTGCGGAATTGATGCAAGGATGGCTAAGTGAATCTGTTCCACCAGAGTTATCGGGAGCAATTTTAACAGCACTGAACTTTAAAGGCGTTTCTGCTGACGAACTAACTGGGATGGCGGAAGTGCTACAGTCTCAATCATCCTTTATCAGAACTCCAAACTCAGAATTCACCACTCTCATCGATACCTGTGGCACTGGTGGAGATGGTTCATCAACTTTTAATATTTCTACAGCTGTTGCTTTTGTAGCGGCTGCCTATGGTGTGCCCGTTGCTAAACATGGTAATCGTTCGGCTTCAAGCCTCACAGGCAGTGCCGATGTTTTGGAAGCTTTAGGTGTAAATCTCAGCGCCCCTAGCGAAAAAGTTCAAGCAGCAGCAAAAGAAGTGGGGATCGCTTTTTTATTCGCCCCTGGTTGGCATCCAGCACTCAAAGCGGTGGCGACATTGCGGCGGACTCTCAAGGTACGGACTGTTTTCAACTTACTCGGGCCATTAGTAAATCCTTTAAATCCGACTGGGCAAGTAGTGGGGTTATTTACTCCCAAACTTTTGGCAACAGTTGCCCAAGCATTACAAAATTTGGGTAAGCAAAAGGCAATCGTTTTACATGGGCGAGAAAAGTTAGATGAAGCGGGGTTAGGCGATATAACTGATTTAGCAGTGTTATCTGATGGTGAAGTGCAGTTAACTACTGTAAATCCCGAAGCTGTAGGTGTAACTCCTGCGACTATAGGTGCCCTAAGAGGTGGGGATGTCCAAGAAAATGCGGAGATTCTGAAAGCGGTACTGCAAGGCAAAGGAACTCAAGCGCAACAGGACGCTGTGGCGTTAAATGCTTCATTAGCGCTGCAAGTGGCAGGTGCGGTCCCACTACTAGACCATGCCCAAGGTATTAGGGTAGCTAAGGAGATCCTAGATAGTGGCGCTCCCTGGGTAAAATTGGAACAGTTAGTTCAGTTTCTGCGGAATTAG
- a CDS encoding carbamoyl phosphate synthase small subunit — MSLSDTIPALLVLADGTAYRGWSFGATGTTIGEVVFNTGMTGYQEVLTDPSYCGQIVVFTYPELGNTGVNPEDEESARPQVRGAIARNICQRPSNWRSTQSLPDYLKQNQIPGIYGIDTRALTRKIRMFGAMNGGISTTILDEAELLEQVQAAPSMQGLNLVREVTTPTVYQWSDPTIPAWEFNPKAANGAAESFTVVALDFGVKRNILRRLASYGCKVIVVPAHTPPEEILKYNPDGIFLSNGPGDPAAVTEGIETAKALLGAEKPIFGICMGHQILGHALGAETFKLKFGHRGLNQPAGLQQRVEITSQNHSFAIDPDSLPEAVVEISHLNLNDRTVAGVRHKSLPVFSVQYHPEASPGPHDADYLFEEFVQAMRAARQLATTGVK, encoded by the coding sequence ATGTCCCTGTCTGACACAATACCTGCTCTACTTGTCCTAGCGGATGGAACTGCTTATCGCGGTTGGTCGTTTGGTGCCACAGGAACCACAATTGGGGAAGTGGTCTTTAACACTGGCATGACTGGATATCAAGAAGTGCTGACCGATCCCAGTTACTGCGGTCAGATTGTCGTTTTTACCTATCCTGAATTGGGTAACACAGGCGTCAATCCAGAAGATGAAGAATCGGCTAGACCACAGGTGCGAGGTGCGATCGCTCGCAATATTTGTCAGCGACCGAGTAACTGGCGTTCAACACAATCCTTGCCAGATTACCTGAAACAAAACCAAATCCCAGGTATTTATGGTATTGATACCCGCGCCCTCACCCGCAAAATTCGGATGTTTGGAGCCATGAATGGTGGTATTTCTACAACTATTCTGGATGAGGCTGAGTTACTAGAGCAAGTACAGGCAGCGCCTAGTATGCAGGGATTGAACCTGGTGCGTGAGGTAACTACCCCAACGGTTTATCAATGGTCAGATCCCACAATCCCCGCTTGGGAATTCAACCCGAAAGCAGCGAACGGTGCGGCAGAATCCTTTACCGTTGTTGCCTTAGACTTTGGCGTGAAACGTAATATCTTGCGTCGCCTAGCAAGTTACGGTTGCAAGGTAATTGTTGTGCCTGCGCATACACCACCAGAGGAAATTCTCAAATATAATCCAGATGGTATCTTTCTTTCTAACGGGCCTGGCGACCCAGCTGCGGTGACAGAAGGTATTGAAACTGCTAAGGCACTGCTAGGCGCTGAAAAACCCATCTTTGGCATTTGTATGGGGCATCAAATTTTGGGTCATGCCTTGGGTGCAGAAACCTTTAAACTCAAATTTGGTCATCGGGGATTAAATCAGCCTGCGGGTTTACAACAACGGGTAGAAATTACCAGCCAAAACCACAGTTTTGCTATCGACCCAGATTCTTTACCTGAAGCAGTTGTGGAAATTAGCCACCTCAACTTGAACGATCGCACCGTTGCTGGGGTACGTCACAAATCTCTGCCTGTGTTTTCAGTACAATATCACCCAGAAGCTAGTCCCGGCCCCCACGATGCTGATTACTTGTTTGAGGAATTTGTTCAAGCAATGCGAGCAGCACGCCAATTAGCCACAACTGGGGTTAAATAA
- a CDS encoding anti-sigma factor antagonist, with protein sequence MHQNHLYWSVHFHHEEGVIAEPLNLTVSLRGTREARDNCQLFRLTGLLDAFSEPTFRKVLGSKIDEGPKHIILDLSQIDFVDSSGLGALVQLAKQAQNASGTLQIVTNARVTQTVKLVRLEKFLSLQPNVEAALENIKSS encoded by the coding sequence TTGCACCAAAACCATCTATACTGGAGCGTTCACTTTCACCATGAGGAGGGAGTTATTGCTGAGCCACTGAATCTAACTGTGAGCCTGAGGGGTACTCGTGAAGCCCGGGATAACTGTCAGCTATTCCGCCTCACAGGTCTGTTAGACGCTTTTTCTGAGCCGACATTTCGTAAGGTTCTAGGTAGCAAGATTGATGAGGGCCCAAAGCATATTATTTTGGATCTCTCGCAAATTGACTTTGTTGATAGTTCTGGCTTAGGTGCTTTGGTGCAACTAGCCAAACAAGCTCAAAATGCCAGCGGTACCTTGCAAATTGTCACAAATGCCCGTGTAACTCAAACGGTCAAGCTTGTTCGCTTAGAGAAGTTTCTCTCCCTGCAACCAAATGTTGAAGCGGCTCTAGAAAACATCAAGTCGTCTTGA
- a CDS encoding putative DNA methyltransferase, translated as MLKSPLRYPGGKSKALKKIIPYIPSDIKEYREPCVGGGSVFLAVKQRFGNKINRYWINDLNSDLCCFWLYAKTEIESLVKEVEKFKEKYKDGRELFNHFTNEDIKLSDFDRAVRFFILNRISFSGTVDSGGYSQQAFELRFTDSSINRLRKLSVHLSSVHITSGDYENLLFQEGEDVFIFLDPPYLSATKSKLYGLKGNLHTDFDHERFAQNIRKCPHRWLITYDNSPEIRKLFSFANINITEFTVQYGMNNYKRENAAFGQELIVRNYEIANISNWY; from the coding sequence ATGCTCAAAAGCCCGCTCCGATATCCAGGCGGTAAATCAAAAGCCCTCAAGAAAATAATTCCTTATATTCCATCAGATATTAAAGAATATAGAGAGCCTTGTGTTGGTGGCGGATCGGTTTTTCTAGCTGTGAAACAACGATTTGGTAACAAAATAAACCGATATTGGATCAACGACTTGAATTCTGATTTATGTTGCTTTTGGTTATATGCCAAAACAGAGATAGAATCACTTGTAAAAGAGGTAGAAAAATTTAAGGAAAAATATAAGGATGGGAGAGAATTATTTAATCATTTTACAAATGAAGACATTAAACTTAGTGACTTCGATAGAGCAGTACGATTTTTCATATTAAACCGAATTTCATTCAGTGGAACAGTGGATTCGGGGGGATACTCTCAGCAAGCCTTTGAACTAAGATTTACAGATTCATCGATCAATAGATTACGAAAACTCTCTGTTCATTTATCATCTGTCCACATTACTAGCGGAGATTACGAAAACCTTTTGTTTCAAGAGGGTGAGGATGTTTTTATCTTCCTAGACCCACCCTATTTAAGTGCTACAAAATCAAAACTATATGGATTAAAGGGGAATTTACATACTGACTTTGATCATGAGCGATTTGCTCAAAATATACGTAAATGCCCGCACCGATGGCTAATTACTTATGATAATTCTCCAGAGATTAGAAAATTATTCAGCTTTGCTAATATTAATATTACTGAATTCACAGTTCAGTATGGTATGAATAATTACAAACGAGAGAATGCTGCTTTCGGTCAAGAATTAATAGTCCGAAACTATGAAATTGCAAATATTTCAAATTGGTATTAG
- a CDS encoding peptidoglycan binding domain-containing protein: MNWKLLAVIPMLTLATAVPAYSQTNTKAPNTTNPTQVTQPTQPSNTTKKPSATKKPTTKANQTIALRLGSQGASVKVAQDFLKKQGFYTGNVNGVFDKQTRSAVIKFQKSKGLKADGIIGHRTLAAMK, from the coding sequence ATGAATTGGAAATTACTAGCTGTAATCCCGATGCTGACTCTAGCTACTGCTGTGCCAGCTTACTCCCAGACAAATACAAAAGCTCCAAATACTACTAATCCTACTCAAGTTACACAACCTACTCAACCAAGCAACACTACTAAAAAGCCTAGTGCTACGAAAAAGCCAACTACTAAGGCAAACCAAACTATTGCCCTCAGATTAGGTAGCCAAGGCGCATCAGTTAAAGTTGCTCAAGACTTTTTGAAGAAGCAGGGATTTTACACCGGAAATGTGAATGGTGTATTTGATAAACAGACACGTTCAGCTGTTATCAAATTCCAGAAATCTAAAGGCTTAAAAGCGGATGGAATTATTGGACACCGGACTCTGGCTGCTATGAAGTAA
- a CDS encoding ribonuclease III yields the protein MKPQEEELLEGQDEAAQQNSFWTGSLLASTFQLPEQISVSQVQQISPAALAYVGDAIYELYVRMFYLMPLQRPDTYHRLVVAQVRAEKQALHLRSLVPHLRDSELDIVRRGRNAATGRSKRVDPEIYQQATSLETLIGYLYLTDFPRLTELLHKLHLER from the coding sequence GTGAAGCCTCAGGAGGAAGAGCTATTAGAGGGACAAGATGAAGCTGCTCAACAGAATTCATTTTGGACTGGATCGCTCTTGGCAAGCACATTTCAATTACCCGAACAAATCTCTGTTTCACAAGTGCAACAAATTTCTCCTGCTGCATTAGCATATGTGGGAGATGCAATTTATGAGCTATATGTTAGAATGTTTTATCTAATGCCATTGCAGCGACCAGATACTTACCATCGTCTGGTAGTGGCACAGGTTAGAGCAGAAAAACAAGCGCTACATTTGCGATCGCTGGTACCTCATCTGAGGGATAGTGAATTAGATATCGTCCGACGGGGTCGTAATGCTGCCACAGGACGCTCTAAGCGGGTTGATCCAGAAATTTACCAACAAGCAACTAGTCTAGAAACTTTAATTGGCTACCTTTATCTCACAGACTTTCCACGCTTAACCGAACTGTTACACAAACTCCATCTAGAAAGATAG
- a CDS encoding TPR repeat protein — protein sequence MKLQLFEQDWKKIGRALIIALLTILSAITSLSCSKKSDVLVTEIGVSPPSRRRAGTSKAVDFYLQGQSQHAKGNSQAAIAFYDKAISLNPKYGAAYKARGLAYFDAGNKQAAIADYNEALKLNPNDAEAYNSRANARASQGDNKGALEDYNEAIRLAPNYAEAYNNRGNALAAGGDRDRALEDFNQAIRLDTRYAIAYNNRGNLRAAKGDNQGAISDYNQAIRINPNFGPAYNNRGNARAAQGDKPGALKDLQKAADIFQSQDNKDLYQQAMNNIKELGQ from the coding sequence ATGAAATTGCAATTATTTGAGCAAGATTGGAAAAAAATAGGCAGAGCATTAATTATAGCTTTATTAACTATATTGAGTGCAATTACCAGCCTTTCATGTAGTAAAAAAAGCGATGTATTAGTAACAGAAATTGGTGTCAGTCCTCCTAGCCGTCGCCGAGCTGGAACATCCAAGGCTGTAGACTTCTATTTACAAGGACAAAGTCAGCACGCCAAAGGTAATTCCCAAGCAGCGATCGCATTTTATGATAAAGCCATTAGCCTCAATCCCAAATATGGTGCAGCGTATAAAGCGCGGGGGCTAGCTTACTTTGATGCTGGCAACAAACAAGCAGCGATCGCAGATTATAATGAAGCACTGAAGCTCAATCCCAACGATGCAGAAGCTTATAATAGCCGTGCTAACGCCCGTGCCTCCCAAGGCGATAATAAAGGAGCGCTAGAAGATTATAACGAAGCGATTCGCCTTGCTCCTAATTATGCCGAAGCCTACAATAACCGAGGGAATGCTCTGGCTGCTGGCGGAGATCGCGATCGGGCGCTAGAAGATTTTAATCAAGCGATCCGCCTTGATACTAGATATGCGATCGCCTACAATAACCGCGGTAATCTCCGCGCCGCCAAAGGAGATAATCAAGGCGCAATCTCAGATTACAATCAAGCCATTCGCATCAATCCTAACTTTGGCCCTGCCTATAATAATCGAGGTAATGCACGTGCAGCCCAAGGAGATAAACCAGGCGCACTCAAAGACTTACAGAAAGCCGCCGATATCTTTCAAAGCCAAGATAATAAAGACTTGTACCAGCAAGCGATGAACAATATTAAAGAACTGGGTCAATAA